AATGGTAGAAAATCGATGAGCAATCATTAAAATAGTCAAATCGCCGTGTAGTTTCTCAATAGAGCTTAATATTCTTTTCTCATTTTTAGAATCCAGATTACTGGTGGCCTCATCCATTATCAAAAGGGAAGGCCTCCTCAAAAGGGCCCTAGCAAGGGCCAAACGCTGCCTTTCCCCACCAGATAATCTAACTCCCCTATCCCCAATAAACGTATCTAATCCATCAGGAAGATCAAATACGAAATCTGCAGAGGAAATTTTTAAAACTTCATTAAGATCTTTTTCCACAGCATCATTTCGAGCTAATAATAAATTATTTCGAACGGTATCATTGAATAAGAAAGTATCCTGGGCCACATATCCAATTCGATTTCTCCAAGACGCGAAATTCTCTAATTCCCCACCATCAATAGTTATTTGACCTTCATCAGGCCTTAAAAGACCCATAACTAAATCAGCAGTGGTACTTTTTCCAGCACCGGAAAGGCCCACTAAAGCAGTGATCTGTTTTTTCTTAATTTTCAAATTAAGATTTTTAATATTCAAGTTATCTTGATAGGAAAAAGAAACATTTTTGAATTGTATTTCTTTATTAAATGTTACAAAATCTTCTTCAAGTTCACTCTCAGATGAGGCTTCACATTCTCTTTTTAAATTAATTACATTTACAAAGGCCGGTAGCATGTTTATAAAATATTGATAACTCCTTTGAATGGTCGAGAATCGTGGTATGATTCTTATAAAAAGGAATAATAGGATTAAAAGCTCGGCTGTAGAAATTTTCATTATTTCCACTACAAAAAAGACTATAAAACTTAAAATAATTACCGAACCTACATCAAATAAAAAACGGACATCGGCATAGCTTTTTATAGTTTCCATATATTTGCGAGCTACCCTATTAGAAACTTTAGAAAAAGTTTCAACATTTCTTTTTTCCATATTAAAACTTTTAATGGTCTTCATTCCATCTAAATGTTGATTAGTAATGGAATAAAGATTTTTAGTAGTGTTTGATAAATCTTCGCCCTTTGAATGAGATGATTGGCTCCTTTTTTTAAGTAAAAGAAGTAAAATGATTCCAATTATAAAAATTATTCCAGCCACAGGCCCGGACAAATTTATTGCAAAAATGATGTAAACCACTAACACAAAGATACTGGCTATCAATGTCAAAAATTGACCGGTTCCCATACTTACCCGTTCGATTTCATTGGTTAGGGCATGGGCAAAATGGGCGGATGGTTTTTTAGAGAAAAAAAGCCACGTGGATTCGGAAATAGCTTTGAAAAGTTTTTTTCTAAGATCTGCGGCAAATCCGTACTGAATTTGGGAGCTTTCTGTGGTTTGTAACTTAGTTAAAAAAGCATTTAAACTGATAATAATGACATATATGATTAATACTGCAGCTAATGTTGGTTTAACATGAATATAACTGAAAAAAGAAGCTATAATTGCTGCAATCTGGCCCAGAGCACCTTGTTGAACATCCAAACCTACTAATTGCAGCAAGGGGATAAGTAGAAGAAGGCCTATTCCTTCACTTAAGCTGATAAGTACCATTAATGATATGGTGAAAGAAAATTTTTTAGAATTAAACTGGGTTAAGAGTCTCAGGTAATTCCAAAAGTAGCTATCAGTAATTTTTTCTTTCATTTAAAATAACGTCCTTTTCTAATAAACTTATTTTATTTTTTTTATTTTAATATAACATCCTTTTCTACGAGATTTACCATTTCTGGAATTTTATCCAGAGAACGTTCTATATTTAATTGTTTTATAGAAACATTCTTAACAATTTTTCCATATTCCTCTAAATTTTCGGCCTGATCTGAATTTTGAAATATGTTGGCACAATATGAGTTTCTAATAAGCTCAATAAGTGCTTCTTGTGGGTTTAATTCTTCTAAATACGTTTTATCCTTATTTTCTATGGCATAGATATGTTTTAGAGAAACAACCTGGTTACAAAAATCCTCCACAAAATAGGATCTTTTACGGGATTCAGGGTGAATTGGAAATGTTTTCATCGATTTATCAAATATTTCCATACTCTCTGGCCATAATTTGATTCTAGGTAAACCCGGATAAACCACGGGGGTGTTATCTCTAAATTCTATACTCAAAATATCATCAGCAATTAATGGATACCCACTATTCATAAAAGAAAATGTTGTGGTTGATTTACCAGCACCATTGTGGCCCATGAAAGCCACTGCAACATCATTCATATGTACGGCACTGGCATGAAGTACCAGTCTACCTCGTTGA
Above is a window of Methanobacteriales archaeon HGW-Methanobacteriales-1 DNA encoding:
- a CDS encoding ABC transporter ATP-binding protein, with translation MKEKITDSYFWNYLRLLTQFNSKKFSFTISLMVLISLSEGIGLLLLIPLLQLVGLDVQQGALGQIAAIIASFFSYIHVKPTLAAVLIIYVIIISLNAFLTKLQTTESSQIQYGFAADLRKKLFKAISESTWLFFSKKPSAHFAHALTNEIERVSMGTGQFLTLIASIFVLVVYIIFAINLSGPVAGIIFIIGIILLLLLKKRSQSSHSKGEDLSNTTKNLYSITNQHLDGMKTIKSFNMEKRNVETFSKVSNRVARKYMETIKSYADVRFLFDVGSVIILSFIVFFVVEIMKISTAELLILLFLFIRIIPRFSTIQRSYQYFINMLPAFVNVINLKRECEASSESELEEDFVTFNKEIQFKNVSFSYQDNLNIKNLNLKIKKKQITALVGLSGAGKSTTADLVMGLLRPDEGQITIDGGELENFASWRNRIGYVAQDTFLFNDTVRNNLLLARNDAVEKDLNEVLKISSADFVFDLPDGLDTFIGDRGVRLSGGERQRLALARALLRRPSLLIMDEATSNLDSKNEKRILSSIEKLHGDLTILMIAHRFSTIESADVIYLMKEGHIVEEGSWEEFNSRKGRFSELF